One genomic window of Undibacterium cyanobacteriorum includes the following:
- a CDS encoding PKD domain-containing protein: MLINMRSIVSAGLLSLLVACGGGGGGTTTSPAQANSAPVVSITATGLAAPAGAPAVSNLSMTFGGVAVLDGSSSRDPDGDAMNYEWTVTTKPAGSTASFDSPTQAKVNFRPDVSGSYTVQLRVSDNRGGVSTQQLVIATDNRVPLSSLSTTVQFNAVTTVMPTQVASIGANIVLDSTGVSDPDGDPVTVTFELIEKPASSVAALSFAGKAARFVGDQQGFYKVRVRGTDPKGASFESIYSFQIENRVPISNVSTTVQFSTVPVVMPTQAASVGANIVLDSTGVSDPDGDPVTVTFDLLEKPASSSAALSLVGKTARFVTDQQGVYKVRVRGTDPKGVGFETIYTFQTDNRLPTSNVLTTVQFTNIPVVMPTQVATIGSNIVLDSTGVSDPDGDPVTVSFDLSEKPSGSNAALSFAGKTARFVADLQGLYKVRVRGTDPKGGSFESIYSFQADNRTPIATVIANATTPVNAAGDTSINTSTGYNVVLDGSNSSDPEGQALTKAWVMTSRPAGSGANLSSLSGNMVNFTPDMLGTYVVTLTVTDTQGAQSTYTKRVVVNNRTPVANIGSNATPTSQASAPNILLRLGTEVTLRGSLSSDADGDSLSYLWSIDARPSGSTASLSSNMVADPKFLADKEGSYVFRLRVTDSSGAYSERTIGIDIGTHAPVAVINRDRMSVLAGSLVSASANLSYDEDGDALQFNWSIDAKPSNSTATIATPKTSNLTFTPDVPGNYAIAVTVSDGSSSSIAYLNLLVLSGMSSSVNLNFVPDRVKYSVGLDKLIVTATNPDTLRIVDPFVGSVRSVALPLPVKNLGLSPDGKLAAVLHEGIVSLIDLVNGTLIRSSSTGGAQTDVFVMNSGVVFLIGQTGGQWVDESVVALDARTGTKIVQQGGYLGMFYGTQYGILADRLNKVFLMEQGLSPADIDYFSFNPSTYQALKFGDSPYHGDYYMSVPLYLSENQNILFTSNGNYFRTDTLQYAGVLSGVTRPLSLSNSATLNETLVLQGSVSNSYPYASTLPTSYMRFSGALFLPDTEMSLPLLAGQQTYGLKIFHSASGKHVVLVQTNSNEINGSGARYAVITR; this comes from the coding sequence ATGTTAATTAATATGCGGTCTATCGTTTCCGCTGGTCTGTTGTCATTGCTCGTTGCCTGTGGTGGCGGGGGCGGTGGCACGACGACGTCTCCGGCTCAAGCGAACAGTGCTCCGGTCGTCTCCATTACTGCCACCGGTTTGGCAGCGCCGGCTGGTGCGCCAGCCGTGTCGAACTTGAGTATGACCTTTGGTGGCGTGGCGGTCTTGGATGGTTCGTCTAGCCGAGACCCCGATGGCGATGCAATGAATTATGAGTGGACTGTTACCACCAAACCAGCAGGCAGCACAGCGAGCTTCGATAGTCCCACGCAGGCTAAAGTCAACTTTAGACCTGATGTGAGTGGCAGCTATACCGTCCAGCTGAGAGTGAGCGACAACCGTGGCGGCGTCAGTACACAGCAATTGGTAATCGCAACCGATAATCGAGTACCTTTATCGAGCCTTTCGACTACCGTTCAATTCAATGCAGTGACAACGGTTATGCCGACCCAAGTGGCTTCGATTGGCGCCAATATTGTGCTCGACAGCACCGGAGTGAGCGATCCTGATGGCGATCCAGTGACCGTGACTTTCGAATTAATTGAGAAACCAGCAAGCAGCGTGGCTGCTCTTAGTTTTGCAGGTAAGGCCGCGCGTTTCGTAGGAGATCAGCAGGGCTTTTATAAAGTGAGAGTGCGCGGGACGGATCCGAAAGGCGCTAGCTTTGAGTCAATCTACTCTTTCCAGATCGAAAATCGCGTACCTATTTCAAACGTTTCGACAACGGTACAGTTTAGTACCGTACCAGTCGTCATGCCGACCCAAGCTGCTTCCGTTGGTGCCAACATTGTGCTCGATAGCACAGGCGTGAGTGACCCCGACGGGGATCCCGTGACCGTGACTTTCGATTTGCTTGAGAAGCCTGCAAGTAGCTCTGCTGCTTTGAGCTTAGTCGGTAAAACGGCGCGTTTCGTAACAGACCAACAGGGGGTATATAAAGTACGGGTGCGCGGGACAGATCCTAAAGGCGTCGGCTTTGAAACAATCTACACATTCCAGACTGATAATCGGCTACCTACATCAAACGTTTTGACCACGGTACAGTTCACTAACATACCGGTCGTCATGCCAACGCAAGTGGCGACGATCGGCTCCAACATCGTGCTCGATAGCACCGGCGTTAGTGATCCTGATGGCGATCCTGTTACCGTGAGTTTTGACTTGAGCGAAAAACCTTCTGGTAGCAATGCTGCGCTCAGTTTTGCTGGTAAGACGGCACGCTTTGTCGCGGACCTTCAAGGTTTGTACAAGGTCCGCGTACGTGGTACTGATCCAAAGGGCGGTAGCTTCGAGTCTATCTATTCATTCCAGGCCGATAACCGTACTCCGATTGCAACGGTGATTGCTAACGCGACGACGCCGGTGAATGCGGCTGGTGATACGAGCATCAATACATCGACTGGTTATAACGTGGTTTTAGATGGCTCGAATAGTAGTGATCCGGAAGGACAGGCGCTGACCAAAGCCTGGGTCATGACAAGTCGTCCGGCTGGCAGTGGTGCGAATTTGTCCTCACTCAGTGGAAATATGGTGAATTTCACGCCAGATATGTTGGGAACTTATGTCGTTACCTTAACTGTCACTGATACACAAGGCGCACAATCAACCTATACCAAACGTGTCGTCGTTAATAATCGCACACCGGTTGCGAACATCGGATCGAATGCAACACCAACTTCGCAAGCTTCTGCACCAAATATCTTATTGCGTTTGGGGACGGAAGTGACTTTACGTGGTAGCTTGAGTAGTGATGCGGACGGTGATTCGCTCAGCTACTTATGGAGTATTGATGCACGACCTAGCGGTAGCACCGCAAGTCTGTCATCAAACATGGTCGCAGATCCTAAGTTTTTGGCCGACAAAGAGGGATCTTATGTGTTTCGTCTTCGCGTCACGGATAGCAGCGGTGCTTATTCCGAACGCACCATCGGTATCGATATCGGTACCCATGCCCCAGTGGCGGTGATCAATCGTGATCGGATGTCGGTTTTAGCCGGAAGCCTAGTGAGCGCTTCTGCTAATTTAAGTTACGACGAAGACGGTGATGCGCTGCAGTTTAATTGGTCGATCGATGCTAAACCGTCCAATAGTACGGCGACCATCGCGACCCCTAAGACTTCCAATCTGACCTTCACACCTGATGTGCCCGGAAATTATGCGATTGCCGTGACAGTGAGTGATGGAAGTTCTTCAAGTATCGCTTATCTCAATCTCCTAGTATTATCAGGGATGAGCAGTTCGGTGAACTTGAATTTTGTACCCGACCGTGTCAAATACAGTGTCGGACTCGACAAATTGATTGTCACCGCGACGAATCCGGATACTTTAAGAATTGTCGATCCATTTGTAGGCTCGGTTCGCTCGGTTGCTTTACCTTTGCCTGTGAAAAATCTCGGCTTGAGTCCAGACGGCAAATTAGCTGCGGTACTACATGAAGGTATTGTGAGCTTGATCGATTTGGTAAACGGTACACTGATTCGCTCTTCCTCAACTGGTGGCGCACAAACCGATGTGTTTGTGATGAATAGTGGCGTAGTATTTTTGATCGGTCAAACCGGTGGACAATGGGTGGACGAATCTGTGGTAGCGCTCGATGCACGCACCGGGACTAAGATCGTTCAGCAAGGTGGTTACCTTGGTATGTTCTATGGCACTCAATACGGTATTTTGGCAGATCGACTGAATAAAGTATTTTTGATGGAGCAAGGCCTATCACCTGCTGACATTGACTACTTCAGCTTTAATCCAAGTACATATCAAGCACTTAAGTTTGGTGACTCGCCCTATCATGGTGACTACTACATGAGCGTTCCTTTGTATTTGTCCGAGAATCAGAACATTCTGTTTACTTCAAACGGCAACTACTTCCGCACAGATACCTTGCAATATGCAGGCGTATTGAGTGGTGTGACACGACCTTTGAGTTTGAGTAACTCCGCGACATTGAATGAGACTTTGGTCCTACAAGGAAGCGTCAGCAATAGTTATCCATATGCATCAACGCTACCAACCAGCTATATGCGTTTCTCTGGGGCTTTGTTCTTGCCGGATACAGAGATGTCATTGCCACTCTTGGCTGGTCAACAAACCTATGGCTTGAAGATCTTCCACAGCGCATCAGGCAAACATGTTGTGTTGGTACAGACGAATTCGAACGAAATCAACGGCAGTGGCGCGCGCTATGCAGTCATTACGCGTTAA
- a CDS encoding helix-turn-helix domain-containing protein: MHAVVSPLAAESPRLERLHALVASEESTPAPSQSDWIVQWRQDIEAFLSPLAQEVLSHPGFIQVRVDYQRDGQLEPVISCAAQIGIAYLPTTSHQVINASMARQHRWVLKIHAAFLPQWLSLHEAQMELEVLATQLADRLDSLHVRQQIKEQYQSSASWRGQSQSLRQLEARLSRLAHSRLPIIIFGERGCGKVPAAMSLHCYRYALQAPFVQHDCRHWKSGEAPRELPRLAELARGGSLYLAHADVLVDTDHSYLRDFAAKFCQQTLLILGSRTEASLLSSHREHSNQFAEWADFHGMAVHLPPLRERVADIRALSEHLLQEDRLKLDCSTDAWETLESFLWPENGTQLNAVLRKAAALAQGVLHAESLLEWFPKLRCHQQMVIRAEPVENSPTHDDSAIILSQRRDCIFKWFGLTQPENEHPALMRALDYIWKHYQSALTLTTVADKACVSTSHLSYLFKQRLQRSFKQILTEIRIDKAKHIFENMPARQITQVCMDVGFADLSHFEKTFKRMVGLKPRCYRQQFRQALSTQT; the protein is encoded by the coding sequence ATGCATGCCGTAGTGAGTCCTCTTGCAGCTGAATCGCCGCGCCTTGAGCGCCTCCATGCTCTAGTTGCAAGCGAAGAGTCAACGCCCGCGCCATCGCAATCGGATTGGATCGTTCAGTGGCGACAAGATATCGAAGCGTTTCTGTCGCCCTTAGCACAAGAGGTGCTCAGTCATCCTGGCTTTATACAAGTACGAGTTGATTACCAGCGGGATGGCCAGCTCGAACCGGTGATAAGTTGTGCGGCTCAAATTGGCATCGCCTATTTACCGACCACGTCTCATCAGGTCATCAATGCATCGATGGCTCGCCAACACCGTTGGGTCTTGAAAATCCATGCGGCGTTTCTACCCCAGTGGTTGTCACTGCATGAGGCGCAAATGGAGCTTGAGGTATTGGCGACGCAGTTGGCTGATCGACTTGATAGTCTGCACGTTCGGCAGCAAATAAAAGAACAATATCAATCATCGGCGAGCTGGCGAGGTCAGAGCCAGTCGCTCCGACAGTTAGAAGCACGACTGAGTCGTTTGGCGCATTCACGGCTACCCATCATTATTTTCGGTGAGCGTGGTTGTGGCAAAGTCCCCGCAGCGATGAGCCTGCATTGCTATAGATATGCGTTGCAAGCACCGTTTGTTCAACATGATTGCCGCCATTGGAAGAGCGGTGAGGCACCACGTGAATTACCAAGATTAGCAGAGCTTGCTCGTGGCGGAAGCCTCTACCTCGCACATGCAGATGTCTTAGTTGATACCGATCATTCTTACCTACGTGACTTTGCTGCGAAATTCTGTCAACAGACATTGCTGATCCTAGGCAGTAGAACCGAAGCATCTCTGCTCTCTTCTCATCGTGAACACTCGAATCAGTTTGCCGAGTGGGCCGATTTCCATGGCATGGCGGTCCACCTGCCGCCGTTGCGAGAACGCGTTGCTGACATACGTGCTTTGTCGGAGCACTTACTGCAAGAAGATCGCCTCAAATTAGATTGCAGCACAGATGCGTGGGAAACTCTGGAATCATTTCTGTGGCCTGAGAATGGCACTCAACTAAACGCCGTCTTGCGTAAAGCAGCCGCGCTAGCGCAAGGTGTACTGCATGCAGAGTCGCTATTAGAGTGGTTCCCGAAGCTCCGGTGCCATCAACAAATGGTGATTCGCGCCGAGCCTGTGGAAAACAGTCCGACACATGATGATAGTGCCATCATCCTGAGCCAACGGCGCGACTGCATCTTTAAGTGGTTTGGATTAACTCAGCCGGAGAATGAACACCCTGCGTTGATGCGGGCTTTGGACTATATCTGGAAGCATTACCAGAGTGCACTCACGCTCACCACGGTCGCGGATAAAGCCTGTGTAAGCACTTCCCATCTTTCTTATTTATTCAAGCAACGTTTACAAAGATCTTTCAAGCAAATATTGACCGAGATCAGAATCGATAAGGCCAAGCATATTTTTGAAAACATGCCAGCGCGCCAGATTACTCAAGTGTGTATGGATGTGGGATTTGCCGATCTGAGTCACTTCGAAAAAACTTTCAAACGCATGGTGGGCTTGAAACCACGTTGTTATCGGCAACAGTTTCGCCAGGCATTATCGACGCAAACTTAG
- a CDS encoding glycoside hydrolase family 108 protein — MADFYQFLPALLRNEGGWVDDPIDPGGATNKGVTFGTFKIYAERVLGIEPSLQNLRRLSNDQAGRIYKAEYWDALRGDDIAHQLLANIVFDFYVNAGGHATNILLKVLNHAGANLHGTVRITPKVIEVMNKMDLADIYMEYKHARISYYRNLAHEHPPLRKFLRGWLNRVNTFPDIPTSSHSAANSNAVCAKK, encoded by the coding sequence ATGGCTGACTTCTATCAATTTTTACCGGCGCTTCTACGCAACGAAGGAGGGTGGGTCGACGATCCGATTGACCCAGGTGGCGCAACCAACAAAGGGGTCACGTTTGGTACCTTTAAAATCTACGCAGAACGCGTTCTGGGAATTGAACCGAGCTTGCAAAACTTGCGTCGGCTTAGTAATGATCAGGCGGGGCGCATTTATAAAGCAGAATATTGGGACGCACTGCGGGGTGACGATATTGCTCACCAACTACTTGCCAATATTGTGTTTGATTTTTACGTCAATGCGGGTGGCCATGCGACAAATATTTTACTCAAAGTGCTAAATCATGCGGGGGCCAATCTACATGGCACAGTGCGTATCACTCCGAAAGTCATTGAGGTGATGAATAAGATGGACTTAGCCGACATCTACATGGAGTACAAGCATGCACGCATTTCCTATTATCGCAATTTGGCTCACGAGCACCCTCCCTTGCGGAAATTCCTAAGGGGTTGGCTAAATCGTGTGAATACGTTTCCCGACATCCCCACAAGTAGCCATAGTGCGGCGAATTCGAATGCCGTGTGCGCTAAGAAATAG
- a CDS encoding RebB family R body protein has protein sequence MGAYATAVNDQITDSVSQASTLVLGSAASQSLGFLNIAGAEALGMLMHNAVNAQQNAQVSASAAATSTCARILQAQMAPPIPPAPKLPPPFTPLSPPALDPNALISQANAMAHAAAAEVATASTGQISAAELASLIATLQNLQKNLPSNAAAGTTTTPATNTATTNTSTSAPTGAPSAAPAPAAPTH, from the coding sequence ATGGGAGCCTACGCTACCGCTGTGAATGATCAAATCACCGATTCTGTAAGTCAAGCCAGCACCTTAGTACTGGGAAGTGCCGCCTCACAGTCGCTCGGATTTCTGAATATTGCCGGTGCGGAAGCGCTGGGTATGTTGATGCACAATGCGGTCAACGCTCAACAAAACGCACAAGTCTCTGCGTCTGCAGCGGCGACCTCGACCTGTGCTCGTATTCTCCAAGCGCAAATGGCGCCACCGATACCACCAGCACCAAAATTGCCTCCACCATTTACACCATTATCACCACCTGCGCTTGACCCAAACGCCTTAATTTCGCAGGCCAATGCGATGGCGCATGCGGCAGCGGCTGAAGTGGCGACTGCTTCGACAGGCCAGATCTCAGCGGCAGAATTGGCGAGCTTAATCGCCACTCTACAAAATTTGCAGAAAAACTTGCCAAGCAATGCCGCAGCTGGCACGACCACAACGCCAGCAACGAATACAGCAACAACAAATACAAGCACGAGCGCACCCACGGGTGCGCCAAGCGCTGCGCCAGCGCCTGCTGCACCAACCCATTAA
- a CDS encoding RebB family R body protein, with product MSNSLTDSVATVTCLNPGLAASVSMGLVSMAQAHAIGIQMMNAMQNQRSAQVTANASLVQCCALMISAGAAEATKG from the coding sequence ATGTCGAACTCGCTAACTGATTCTGTCGCAACCGTCACCTGTTTAAACCCGGGTCTGGCTGCGTCGGTATCGATGGGACTTGTCAGCATGGCGCAGGCCCATGCGATAGGCATACAAATGATGAATGCGATGCAGAACCAACGCAGCGCACAAGTAACCGCCAACGCAAGCTTAGTGCAATGCTGCGCGCTGATGATTAGTGCCGGCGCAGCAGAAGCTACCAAAGGCTAA
- a CDS encoding RebB family R body protein, which produces MAYPTAVNSQITDSVTQANTQVVAASPAMAMGNLMMATSQALSMTAHNATSLQQNASQTAQATTTQGVSTLYSIDTASTGTGTKKVFA; this is translated from the coding sequence ATGGCCTATCCAACAGCAGTCAATAGTCAAATCACTGATTCGGTGACACAGGCTAATACGCAAGTTGTTGCGGCTTCGCCTGCAATGGCAATGGGGAATCTGATGATGGCGACTAGCCAAGCATTGTCAATGACAGCGCATAACGCAACCTCGCTTCAACAGAACGCTAGCCAAACAGCCCAAGCAACAACGACTCAAGGCGTGTCAACTTTGTATTCGATTGACACGGCATCAACCGGCACTGGAACGAAGAAGGTTTTCGCTTAG
- a CDS encoding RebB family R body protein, whose product MAFPTAVNDQITDSVTQANTKVLGDSPAMAMGNLMMATSQALANAAHNAVTNQQNATVTGQAATTQGISTLYSIDTAADGVATAKIFQ is encoded by the coding sequence ATGGCTTTTCCTACAGCGGTCAATGACCAAATTACGGATTCCGTAACGCAAGCAAACACCAAAGTCTTGGGTGATTCACCAGCAATGGCAATGGGTAACCTCATGATGGCAACGAGCCAAGCATTAGCCAATGCCGCGCACAATGCTGTCACTAACCAACAAAACGCGACTGTCACAGGTCAAGCTGCGACGACTCAAGGCATTTCAACTCTGTACTCAATTGATACTGCCGCAGACGGTGTAGCTACTGCGAAAATTTTCCAATAA
- a CDS encoding RebB family R body protein codes for MAFPTSVNDQITDSVTQANVKVLGDAPAMAMGNLFQATSQALGIAAHNATTAQQQAAITAQAATTMGVTTLYSLDTASTGMATKSILGA; via the coding sequence ATGGCATTTCCAACCTCGGTCAATGACCAAATCACAGATTCCGTGACCCAAGCAAACGTCAAAGTTCTCGGTGACGCACCAGCGATGGCGATGGGTAACTTGTTCCAAGCAACTTCACAAGCGCTTGGTATCGCCGCGCACAACGCAACAACCGCGCAGCAACAAGCTGCCATCACCGCCCAAGCGGCGACCACGATGGGCGTGACAACGCTGTATAGCCTCGATACTGCATCGACTGGCATGGCGACCAAATCGATCTTGGGTGCCTAA
- a CDS encoding RebB family R body protein: MAYPTSVNSQITDSVTQANVKVLGDAPAMAMGNLFQATAQALSNAAHNATSAQQQANIMAQAATTMGVATLYSIDTASTGMATKSILGA, from the coding sequence ATGGCTTACCCTACATCCGTCAATTCGCAAATCACTGATTCTGTTACCCAAGCAAACGTCAAAGTTCTGGGCGACGCGCCAGCAATGGCGATGGGCAACTTGTTCCAAGCGACCGCACAAGCTTTGTCGAATGCAGCACACAACGCGACTAGCGCACAACAGCAAGCCAACATCATGGCTCAAGCCGCAACCACCATGGGCGTGGCGACCTTATACAGCATCGACACTGCATCGACTGGCATGGCGACCAAATCGATTCTCGGTGCCTAA
- a CDS encoding patatin-like phospholipase family protein: protein MNLLRLTVFAGLLSAHLALVFPNQASAAVTEQTSVVNKSRPKICLVLSGGGARGFAHIGVLKQLEAMRIPIDCVTGTSMGAVIGGLYASGMSASEIEKRIVKLQLNDIAVDRVERTIVPHSLREEDKQYPLGATMGLSSNGVRLPTGAVQATQFLELLHNWTAHLKNDVDFDDLPIPFRTVATNLETGKTVIFNKGPLHLAIRASMAAPGMFAPVEIDGQLLTDGGLVKNLPVDIAKQMGADVIIAVNIGTPLLPRGQLSSLINVSQQMVNILTEQNVEQQKALLTSDDTLIEPNLGDISFVDFARQVQASDIGRKAAIALEAKLRPYSVSQQEYAAHLKHDPDAELPPIKIGFVDIASNGIVPEKEVRRQVDIRIGSSYSAEEINQKLAKLNISREYDGITHELVQREGEYGIKINAHGRNWGPHFLRFGLALSSGFEGAGGFRLQVGHRRPWLNESGLEWRNDVEFGNTLGLRSELRQPISNDRSQLIAPYIDLSNNTRNIYNDETRIAEYDFKRGRIGFDFVGDIGERGSLGEYRFGIEAKTYKVRPKLGLLQVKAEDGSTSITSLPKVDLKQGGFKANFTIDQLSDIAFPRYGYALGGELFIGTNSGGDRYQEVSMNGTWAKSWDSHSVNLKFASAGLYLPNKDVLGVGPTLGGFQQLSAYQPDQFAGNFMLYGSATYLYRALKFDLAGQSLFMGSSLEFGNVWDASSQMSFGKTRKSLSLFAGFNSFLGPMHVGFAVAPNGVKNLFFQVGRQ, encoded by the coding sequence ATGAACCTACTTCGCTTAACTGTCTTTGCTGGACTTCTCAGCGCGCATCTCGCTCTTGTATTTCCCAACCAGGCCAGCGCCGCGGTAACCGAACAAACGAGTGTGGTAAACAAATCGCGCCCCAAAATTTGCTTAGTCTTGTCCGGCGGCGGCGCCCGTGGCTTTGCTCACATCGGCGTGTTAAAGCAATTAGAAGCAATGCGGATTCCGATTGATTGTGTGACCGGTACGAGTATGGGCGCCGTGATTGGCGGCTTGTATGCGTCGGGAATGAGCGCCAGCGAAATTGAAAAACGTATCGTCAAGTTGCAATTGAACGATATCGCCGTCGATCGTGTCGAGCGTACTATCGTGCCGCACAGTTTACGCGAAGAGGATAAACAATATCCGCTCGGAGCCACCATGGGTCTCAGTAGCAACGGCGTGCGTTTGCCAACGGGAGCCGTTCAGGCCACACAATTTTTGGAATTGCTGCACAACTGGACCGCACATTTGAAGAATGATGTGGATTTTGACGATCTTCCGATTCCGTTTCGTACCGTGGCCACCAATTTGGAAACGGGTAAAACAGTGATCTTCAATAAGGGCCCTTTGCATCTGGCGATTCGCGCCAGTATGGCGGCACCTGGCATGTTCGCGCCTGTAGAAATCGATGGCCAGCTTCTGACCGATGGTGGGCTCGTCAAGAATCTACCTGTCGATATCGCCAAACAAATGGGGGCGGACGTGATCATCGCGGTCAATATCGGTACCCCGCTATTGCCTCGCGGCCAACTTTCTTCTTTGATCAACGTTAGCCAACAGATGGTCAACATCTTGACGGAACAAAACGTCGAGCAGCAAAAAGCCTTATTGACCTCTGACGATACCCTGATCGAACCGAACTTAGGCGATATCAGTTTTGTCGATTTCGCCCGGCAAGTGCAAGCCAGTGACATCGGCCGCAAAGCCGCTATCGCTTTAGAAGCAAAATTGCGTCCTTACAGTGTCAGTCAACAAGAATATGCGGCGCATCTCAAACACGATCCCGATGCGGAACTGCCTCCCATCAAAATCGGCTTTGTGGACATTGCCTCGAATGGCATCGTGCCCGAAAAAGAAGTACGACGCCAAGTCGACATTCGCATCGGTAGCAGCTACAGCGCTGAAGAGATAAATCAAAAGCTCGCGAAGCTCAATATCTCACGGGAGTACGATGGCATTACCCATGAATTGGTGCAACGTGAAGGGGAGTACGGCATCAAGATTAACGCCCATGGTCGCAACTGGGGTCCACACTTTCTACGTTTTGGGCTGGCCTTATCAAGTGGCTTCGAAGGTGCAGGCGGCTTCCGTTTGCAAGTAGGGCATCGACGTCCATGGTTAAACGAGAGCGGTTTGGAATGGCGCAACGATGTCGAGTTCGGTAATACCCTCGGCTTGCGCAGTGAACTCAGGCAGCCGATTTCAAATGATCGCAGCCAACTGATCGCGCCCTACATCGACTTAAGCAATAACACGCGCAATATCTACAACGACGAAACCAGAATTGCCGAATACGATTTTAAACGTGGTCGTATCGGCTTTGATTTTGTAGGCGATATCGGTGAACGCGGCAGCCTCGGCGAATATCGCTTCGGGATCGAAGCCAAAACGTATAAAGTGCGCCCCAAATTAGGACTACTGCAAGTGAAGGCGGAAGACGGCAGCACTAGTATTACTTCGCTCCCTAAAGTCGACCTCAAACAAGGCGGTTTCAAAGCCAATTTCACCATCGATCAACTCAGTGATATTGCTTTTCCGCGCTATGGCTATGCACTCGGCGGTGAGCTCTTTATCGGTACCAATAGCGGCGGCGATCGCTACCAAGAAGTCAGTATGAATGGCACTTGGGCCAAGAGCTGGGACAGCCATAGTGTCAATCTCAAATTCGCCAGCGCCGGCTTGTATCTGCCGAACAAAGATGTGCTTGGGGTTGGTCCCACTTTAGGTGGTTTTCAACAATTATCGGCCTACCAACCTGATCAATTTGCAGGCAACTTCATGCTGTATGGCAGTGCGACTTACCTCTATCGCGCGCTGAAATTTGATTTGGCTGGGCAAAGCCTCTTCATGGGAAGCAGCCTTGAATTCGGCAATGTGTGGGATGCAAGTAGTCAAATGTCGTTCGGCAAAACGCGCAAGAGTCTCAGCCTATTTGCGGGTTTCAATAGTTTCCTTGGACCGATGCATGTGGGATTCGCGGTGGCACCTAATGGCGTCAAGAACTTATTTTTCCAAGTCGGCCGCCAATAA
- a CDS encoding DUF805 domain-containing protein, translating into MQKVIPAMILSQLFKAKGDTMENMYAAPNANLDEPLSSEATYVPRFFSFSGRIGRMRYLAYQVFMVLCSYLFLFGAASLILSSSSASFSDFFGSTLGVIVVALFLMVLFVGTITFVRRRLHDLGQSGWLTLIIFVPYLNSLFSLYLIFAGGDKDSNRYGPAPSANTTAVIVGALLVPALAIIGIIAAIAIPAYKG; encoded by the coding sequence TTGCAAAAAGTCATTCCTGCAATGATACTTAGCCAACTTTTTAAAGCAAAGGGAGACACGATGGAAAACATGTATGCCGCACCGAACGCAAACCTTGATGAACCGCTTAGTTCGGAAGCCACCTATGTGCCGCGGTTTTTCTCATTCAGTGGGCGGATTGGTCGCATGCGTTATTTGGCGTATCAGGTATTTATGGTGCTCTGTAGCTACCTATTTTTATTCGGTGCAGCTAGCCTGATTCTTTCTTCTTCCTCTGCATCATTCTCGGACTTCTTTGGGAGCACACTCGGCGTCATCGTCGTCGCATTGTTTCTAATGGTCCTTTTTGTAGGGACAATTACTTTCGTTAGACGCCGTTTGCATGACCTCGGTCAATCTGGATGGCTCACCTTAATCATTTTTGTGCCCTATCTGAATTCTTTGTTTTCACTGTACTTAATATTTGCCGGCGGCGATAAGGACAGTAATCGCTACGGACCGGCTCCGAGCGCAAATACTACAGCGGTTATTGTGGGAGCATTACTTGTACCGGCGTTGGCAATCATAGGTATCATCGCGGCGATCGCAATACCAGCTTATAAAGGCTAG